In the genome of Quercus robur chromosome 3, dhQueRobu3.1, whole genome shotgun sequence, one region contains:
- the LOC126718176 gene encoding nuclear poly(A) polymerase 1-like, which produces MAMPKLNQLPPPPPRIGMWEPISTAQPAELDMNRTRELQKFMEDAGLYESGEESLKRQEVLGRLDQIVKAWVKKVTEAKGYNEEVVEEANAVIFTFGSYRLGVNGPGADIDTLCVGPRHVTREEDFFGELQRMLAELPEVQELHPVPDAYVPVMRFKFDGVSIDLLYAKLWLWVIPDDFDLSVPTLLQDLDEKSVRSLNGSRVTDKILHMVPNVQNFQMTLRCIKYWAKQRGVYSNVAGFLGGINWAILVARICQLYPTALPSLLVSRFFKLYSQWRWPNPVLLCPIEGGSLVLPSWDPRRNFRDGNDLMPIITPVYPCINSSYNVSSSTLCIMQQEFQRGNNICEAMDASVTGWNTLFERFLFFEAYKNYLQIDITARKDVDLMNWQGWVESRLRLLTSKIEKDTRGMLQCHPHPGECLDKSKRFHRCYFMGLQRKPGVCAQEGGPFDIRFTVEEFKNMVGMYTYKKPGMWIGVCHIKRNNIPLFVFPGGVRPARPKREARENGAAAEVDEAGDGKKRKIDESITCHKLRKFDSVAGTKNIPWAVEAKLEDSSITARCPIEDCSQSCLGNEGSFKFSPPVGASSSVSGSSSSTADVILVSDIVPAPSVCQQGSSEVHDRFQDDARSMGEVQKNFGEGTRVESEGVRQGVATGRDCSTIFRNDAGVEELEPTAPSSNVVPASYGAQKPLIKFNFTSLVRANS; this is translated from the coding sequence CTAGGATTGGAATGTGGGAACCGATTTCAACTGCTCAGCCTGCTGAATTGGATATGAATAGGACCCGGGAATTACAGAAGTTTATGGAGGATGCAGGGTTATACGAGAGTGGTGAAGAATCTCTGAAAAGGCAGGAGGTGCTGGGGAGGTTGGACCAAATTGTGAAAGCATGGGTCAAAAAGGTTACTGAGGCTAAGGGGTATAATGAGGAGGTGGTGGAAGAGGCCAATGCTGTTATCTTTACATTTGGGTCTTATCGGTTGGGTGTGAACGGCCCAGGTGCAGATATTGACACGCTGTGTGTTGGGCCGAGGCATGTTACTCGGGAGGAAGATTTCTTTGGTGAGCTTCAGAGGATGCTGGCTGAGTTGCCTGAAGTACAAGAGTTGCATCCTGTCCCTGATGCTTATGTTCCTGTCATGAGGTTTAAGTTCGATGGGGTTTCCATTGATCTTCTTTATGCAaagttgtggttgtgggttatTCCTGATGATTTCGATCTTTCTGTGCCAACTTTGCTGCAAGATTTGGATGAGAAGAGTGTGCGTAGTCTTAATGGGTCTAGAGTTACTGATAAGATCTTGCATATGGTTCCTAATGTCCAGAATTTTCAGATGACATTAAGATGCATAAAATATTGGGCTAAACAGCGTGGCGTTTATTCGAATGTTGCAGGGTTTCTGGGTGGTATAAATTGGGCGATTCTGGTTGCTCGGATATGCCAGTTGTACCCAACTGCACTGCCTAGTTTGTTGGTTTCTCGGTTTTTCAAGCTGTATAGCCAATGGCGGTGGCCTAATCCTGTTTTGCTATGTCCCATTGAAGGAGGATCTTTGGTGCTTCCGTCTTGGGATCCTAGAAGAAATTTCAGAGACGGGAACGATTTAATGCCCATAATCACACCGGTATATCCTTGCATCAACTCCAGTTACAATGTGTCTTCAAGTACACTGTGTATTATGCAGCAAGAATTTCAGAGGGGAAACAATATTTGTGAGGCAATGGATGCAAGTGTGACTGGCTGGAATACTCTTTTTGAgcgttttcttttctttgaagcATATAAGAACTATCTGCAGATTGATATTACTGCTCGGAAGGATGTTGATTTAATGAATTGGCAAGGATGGGTTGAATCTCGGCTTCGTTTGCTGACTTCAAAGATTGAGAAAGATACAAGAGGGATGCTACAGTGCCACCCACATCCTGGTGAATGTTTGGACAAATCCAAACGATTCCATCGTTGTTATTTTATGGGCTTGCAGCGGAAACCAGGTGTTTGTGCTCAGGAAGGTGGACCGTTTGATATAAGGTTCACTGTTGAGGAATTTAAGAACATGGTGGGGATGTACACCTATAAAAAGCCTGGGATGTGGATTGGCGTATGTCACATAAAACGCAATAATATTCCGCTGTTTGTCTTTCCTGGTGGAGTTAGGCCTGCTCGTCCAAAGAGAGAAGCCAGGGAAAATGGTGCTGCTGCTGAAGTTGACGAAGCTGGTGatggaaagaagagaaaaatagatgAATCTATCACATGCCATAAGTTGAGAAAATTTGATTCTGTGGCAGGGACTAAGAATATACCTTGGGCAGTGGAAGCTAAATTAGAGGATAGTTCAATCACTGCAAGATGTCCTATTGAGGATTGTTCACAAAGTTGTCTAGGAAATGAAGGGTCTTTCAAATTTAGCCCACCAGTGGGAGCATCATCTTCTGTCAGTGGTTCATCAAGCTCTACCGCAGATGTGATCCTTGTTTCTGATATTGTTCCTGCTCCATCTGTGTGCCAGCAAGGTTCTTCTGAAGTACATGACAGATTTCAAGATGATGCACGATCAATGGGTgaagtccaaaaaaattttggtgaaGGAACAAGGGTCGAGAGTGAAGGGGTACGGCAAGGAGTGGCTACAGGGAGAGATTGCTCTACTATCTTCAGGAATGATGCAGGGGTAGAGGAACTTGAGCCTACTGCACCATCCTCTAATGTAGTACCAGCTTCATACGGTGCCCAGAAGCCACTTATCAAGTTTAATTTTACTTCTCTGGTTAGAGCAAACAGCTAG